aaatacgatttacgaagataactttgaacttttttatacagggtaccCAAAAACCACCAACACgtgaaatactatcaagaataaacttcctttatttctcattttggagcaaaatggtaaataaaaaacagatttcaaatcctatccaaagtttacatacaaaatttcactattccaaaatagtttataaataatttaaaataaaaattagcatatgtatattacttatttaaaaacaccTCCTCCGTATTCGacgcatttttcaaatttaatattgtgttGGATACCCATCCAAATCACCTGTTATGCCTCATTCAAATCTAACCAATAatcaatatacataaatcgctcACCTTGAGGAATGTTCTCAtttgaccgtgagaaccatTAGATCAAAATATTCCCGAGTACTCTTAACACATCGTGACTCTGTTGTCACTCATCAGTCCTTATCAGTAATCTGGCCCTTCGCAGAGTCACATGTGTTAAGatattaattgcaaaaaccttttaaggtctgttttttttcattcaaccTAAAAATCCCAAATTCATGGGAACCTACCAAATCtgtgttctgattggtcaactagaacaaaataggcagaaaccaaattctgctcATTTTCcctgttttccttttttggttAGATTTAGAATGGAACTCGAGGTATAaacttaaattcaatattcctccaaattaaaacaaaacttttacttGAGATTCGAACGCTCTTTATACAGATAAAGTTATCGTTGATTTTAATTATAGACTTGTTGACGTTAACGGTAGTGTTTTTCTCGACCATCCTCCTGATTTTTCGTGGCGGTATCCACGTACAAAATAGTACCTGGTGTCAGAAGTCTTTCCCTGAAGACTCCAACAATTATGATATTTCTTGTCATGCTTGTTGTGAATATGTGAAATGAGGTGAAAAAGGggcaaaattagaaattgtttgaattttaaaagaaaaataaaacttggaatACTCAGTTAAAATGTTGTATACAAACTTTGGgtaggatttgaaatctgttttttactTACTACTTTGctctaaaatgagaaatacAGGTAGTTTACTATTGgtagtatttcatgtgtttatagtttttgggcaccctgtataaaaaagttcaaaagtatcttcgtaaatcgtattttttcgagaagcagagacttttatcaagaatgactttttgtcgaaaaacgacattttttgtccatttgtcctcttgggtcctctatctgtggacatactgtataacTCAGTTCATATTACTTGCTTcttacagggtgtccggaaattagTAGACCAAAAAGAAATGGTGAATTATATGgtcgaaaataagaaaaaaatttttataaatatatgtcCAAAAATACCTTCCAGAAGAGCTATATCTTTTTAAAGGAGGAGCTATGgcaaagtttttttacaataacGCCAATTTGGAGTATTAAAGTAACTGACACGTTGAAAAAGCTGATATATCCAGTTTTGCTAAATGTCAACCAGGGGATTATACATATTTGGGAGGAGTTGTCTGAGAAAGATTttgctgtaacttttttggGCACCATTTTATTATCACCAATATTATCTATTActttaatcaattttcaaaaatatttccattttcctgAATACCTAGTTGAACTCGACGTTTAAAATGTGGATATATTCCATGTATCGATATTTTAAACCATAATGATTAAAGATCAAATTAGACACGAAATACGGATTAAAATCGGaataactcgaaaacggtgcacTCTAGTAATCaatgaagaataattttttcatgaaaagtaGTTTGAAGTTTCATAATTTGTCTTTATGGTACTGAAAAAATGGACActatgttgtttattttttgttatgatgtaatgtgccgggttggaataactatacgcgagtcaaaaatataacactttattaacttctcgataatacaagagcgggagcgaggcgtaaagacccttttatgtaagtgttttgTGAAGATCAGTctgaaggtttctgctggactCCTCTTAACTGCTTGACTgccctatttatataaatgataTCTACGTGGACTTTGCCAAAGTACAtcaataagggtagtttgaaccttaaacagtactgagactttgagtctcagctaattacaatttgatgggttgCTTATATCAGACAAAagaattgtgtttctacgtagACAtgcattctaattaagttctaatattgtccttaggtttccatgagaaaatagtacaagaaataatgtaagaggttaatacatatatgatataataatacgTATGCGTAAGCCGGGGTGCTTTACAATGAATTTCGTTTTCAAAGGGCAGTTACtgttaatttctaaatatttattacttttaccTGTTGGTATGTTTATACATATTTCCTTATCCTCGTCGTCACTTGTGGTGTTCTCTATATCTTGTTTTATCACTCCAAGAATGGGACGACTCAACTTTGTGCTCTCAGTTCCAAGGACCGCACCCGACTCTCCTGTCATCAACGTGACATTATCTTCCTTTTTTTACATGCGAACATCTCATATCTCGCACAGTGAATTAAATCTTTTGATAAGGCTTATCGTGATAATAATATTCTTTCTGACCTCTTAACAGAGGCTACtagatattaaaaatcaaaaaatactcTGTCGGCCGAAGTAAAATCTCAATACACCTAcaaatgtgtaaaaaaatcaatttttcttatatggTTTTGAAACGCCTTGtagcattttatttaaattcggCACACTTCAGTGTACATTTACATGTACTATTGACATTACGAAAGTTCCCCGTCTAccggatatacagggtgtcccagataaggatgaacagcatggggatctcggaaacggtaatagatacaaaatggtttaaattgggaaaaagttaggcaatttaaagcaaattaataatctgtttttatatcgacgaaattccgaatggttacgaagatatccggaaaaaaacgaatttggcggttttcgttttttgcaaataactcttatacggttatagttagaggaataaaagttttacattattaaagcacttttttgagaactgtttagcagtgttgccagttttcttgttacatccttactttcggagaaaaatgagtaaacttttgattttcatatgggcgtgatatcaattatttatattttcaaaatcgtcataaaattcccttttcagccatgcattacatttaatatttttctcagaaactctatgagttatagccattaaagcattttttgataagtaggccatgattttgacttatagtaatggtgcacattaaataaatgaatgctgtggaaacgtcaacattatttaaaagtataaatatattactggtatcaccctaaaattaaaaaaataattgtttcaaattatgtatttaataacaacaatgcggctaaacttggatcgaatcaaatgttgacgtttccacagcattcatttatttaatgtgcaccattactataagtcaaaatcatggcctacttatcaaaaaatgctttaatggctataactcatagagtttctgagaaaaatattaaatgtaatgcatggctgaaaagggaattttatgacgattttgaaaatataaataattgatatcacgcccatatgaaaatcaaaagtttactcatttttctccgaaagtaaggatgtaacaagaaaactggcaacactgctaaacagttctcaaaaaagtgctttaataatgtaaaacttttattcctctaactataaccgtataagagttatttgcaaaaaacgaaaaccgccaaattcgtttttttccggatatcttcgtaaccattcggaatttcgtcgatataaaaacagattattaatttgctttaaattgcccaactttttcccaatttaaaccattttgtatctattaccgtttccaagatccccatgctgttcatccttatctgggacaccctgtatattgcgtgacaaagaaaggtaaacacccattaaagataattttattttgataattttttgtgtacgtgttcagtaccacatacttattcaatgattaaatttttagcaagatcagaggaagaacttaattttttttttaatagtgtgttgagcatccacggttccttatacactcattgtTACGCCTGGGCccggatctaataagattgtcaatgtttccttgaggtatctcattccacgcaatctgaacttcatgagtaagggctgctaaagtctgtggagggtgctgtaaattcaacagtctgcggccaatcatgtcccagacatgttcaataggagacagatccggcgatcgaggtgaCCAGgttaaacggttgatttgatgttgatccatgaacgttattgtttgcttAGCAgcatgaggtctagcattgtcttgctggaaaatagcgttcgggatagttcgaaaatatggaatcacatatggctccaacacttcttggatatagcgttgggcagtcatgttgcctctaatgaaaactaggggtgacctgctaccatatgcgatagcaccccataccataacgcctacagtacggtggacatgacgctctctgtcaaattgtggatctcgcctttcaccccgtcgccttctcacccttgcccgaccatcgttcatccccagacaggAGCGGGATttatcactaaagatcacctgagtccattcttggtcccactgaatcctctctctacaccattgtaagcggttagatcgatgttcgcgagtgagaggcagcacccaatgcggacgataggacaaaaggccaaaacttcgtattcggcgatatactgtacgcataccaaccctattcccatgttcttcaaaccactgatttgcaatagctcgactgctgctaaatcggtctgtaagagccaaaagtcgcaatcgacgatattcgcgctctgtggttcctctgagtcgcccagtgcctctggctctgtgcccacggccttcctgagtccacgcctggtaacaccgcactatggttcctaaggatctgttagttcttctagacacttctctgaccgacagacctgcttcgcgcaacccgACActccgccccctctcaaagtcactaagctgacggatctgttcaattctactctaggcataatgagtaaaaattatgaccgattgcaacacacttcacaaaagttgcgatgcaaatgtgaacaaaaatatttaaacaaaattttatttttttaaagaacaacccatggaaactaagaaaaaaattaacagataaacttgaaattttgatcatttctttctttttttaagataagtcaacatgcaaaaaattatcaaaaaaaaaatggtttttaataggtgtttacctttctttgtcacgtagtatatcaaaataaattgataaagataaaattgattaaatttttatgtaattccACATAGCCAAggtttttgcaactttttcaCCTCTTTCTATACGTCCAAATTTGACTCCTTTTAGAGCATTTCGACATTTTTATAACCTTTCGAAGTACGAAAATACTATATAAAAACATACtttaaataggtttttatacaaaatgttCTCCAATTTTGCACAGTTATTAAACGATGAAATTTCCTTAAGTAGATATCtgcgtaaaataaaattaccaaaataaaTCGATTCAAAAAATCCTAAAGTTGATAAGGGCTGGTCAGACTCATTTCGTGGATGATTCAACTCTAGTTTATAACTTCGTTTATAATTcgaatttctttaaaactgttctgaatttgaagataaaagaaaaaatttaaaaattaagaaaatactggatttatgttaaaaaaaaaatttaattccttcTCGTCAAAGGTTGAGACTAAATTTACccgtttaaataatttttgaaacacctaGTATAtgggatattttaaaaattcaagattctgtagtatacagggtgtttcagaatactatgtcataaatttaaggaGGAATTCTATGAgtgattttgaggaaaaaagtttatatgaacctagGTCCGTTTTCActttctgtctgaaatacagggtgttaaaatttgctatattttttgttttctttttaataagtCCGGACctgcatttaatatttttatcaaacttggtTAGCGTAAGTTAGTAACATATCTTTTGagagaaaaaggaatttataaatttaaacagtgGCGCCCCCAAAGCCATGAAAACAAAATCGCATAATAACTTCTTGTAACATTATTAGAAATACTCCGGAAATTTTGCAAAGAGTGCGCGATAATATGAGAAAAGGGGATGAAGCATGTGTCATTGCAGGTGaaggacattttcagcaacttatttaatttttttttgtctgaaTGGTCGTTATAAATTgctacaaattaaatattattataactaATTTGATCGTTGCTATAacatacaattttaattaatccgTTTGTTGTTTGAAAACGCTTGAtgttacgaaaaaaattcaagagactatttttgcaacaaaaagaactagaattaagaaaacgatttttgttttttgaaaaagcagCGGCGtaacatatttttcacaaaaaataatcagagCCATGGCCTTGGGGACgccattgtttaaatttgaaaatttgcttgtCTCTTAAAAGATGTGTTTCTACATCTAACTTACGTCCaccaaatttgataaaaatatttaatgcaggTCCGgcctaattaaaaaaaaaatatatatatagcaaattttaaggccttgtatttcagacagaaagcgaaaacggacctaagttcatataaactttttttctcaaaatcactcGTAGAATCGccccttaaatttatgacatactattctgaaacatcctgtatattatatcaatggagtgttaatattgttaatgtAGATTTTTTGCTGAAGCTCCGTATCTTCAGCGGGAAATCAACGCAATTTTGCATATAGGTAAATTGAGCTGAACTGACTATTTCCACTTGAagaatatgaagttttttatCTGCGTTTTCCTGAAGTTTTCCCTccataatttaaatgttttaataacaGCTTACTTAACATTCTGTTGGTACCTATATTTTGTGGCAAATGGATAACGTCCGTCCATATAGGGATTTTCAGAcggtcaaatttaaaacaaattgaactCTAACCTGAACTTATTTTTCAGCTAATTTCATTGACTGGCTATCCTTGTAGATCAACCCAATTGGTTGAATATTAAACAATAGAGATGAATAATCATTTCTCGGAAAAAGTATAGATCCAAAGTACAaagagggaagttatttttcgctatttttcaaaaaataaaaacaatagtGTCCAGAATAAacttaattcaaatttcttagcaaaaatatttgtacacACATTGTTGAGATAAAAGGGTTTTATTTGTGAATTCTTCTTGACATTAATCCAGGCATCGTACGATTGGCTCCAAACGCAAATAAATTGTAATCTAAAAGCCGTGCGAAGAGTCGGTGTGGGGATTCCTTAGTGGAAAGACAGGAATCACACCTGAACGTAGAAGTCGAGAGCTAGCGATTAGATGagtctttttcaaaattcttagGAAATACTTGACTTTTCTGAGATAACTTGTTTTCTAGATaaaatggtgaatgaaatATATTCAATTACACTAtagagtttgaaaaattagcaaaGAGGAAAGAACTAAGATTGATTAATCCTAGAAGGGGATGTGCTGGACCTAATGACGACTAAATTCGAAGATTTATTAATGGGGTTCTGCCAAAATTCTAAGGAACCTTAGTAAGACCTAgaataactgatttttttttaagatccAATGGCGAGTGAATTCTAAATTCCGCCTGGCCCTCTCCTTTACGAAAAAACATCAGGAAGGGAAGGGGTAGATGGATGGAAGaacttatgaaaaataaataggggaaagtaaaatgaaattacTATTCATTTTCTTTCCGCTGattaaaattcgttttatAAGTTACCGCGTCTGGAATCAAATCGAAATACCGAAACCTCCGCTTTCTGTTATATTCTAAGGGATCGCTTCCTGCCTTATTGATGCTTTCCACTCGATCGTCTACGTCACTTTGACTATCATCATTCTCTTCTTCATACAATTCAGAAAAAATTCGTTTAACGTTCAACCGATCTTTGCTTTCCATTATCACGGAATACAAAAAGCGTGAATGAACGgttcaaatttattcaagGAAAACAACATGGGTTTCTCTTAAATCATTACTAACTAAAGGGTACCATCTAAGTTTTCTGAAAGTCTAATTATGGTAACTTTAAAGGTTAACCTAGGTtttgaattaaagaaaacttaaaCTTACTGTTTTGAGTAATTATAGTTTCTTTAATAACTTAAaactaaacttaaatttaaaaaaattatttaaacttaaagaCACTGACCTGAGTTGTTTACTTATTTGTTCGGAGTTCAATACTGTCACACGTGAATATTCAAAATCTTTTCAATGGCCCACTATTGTCCAAACAGTCAAAATACCAATCAGTACAATTTTACACTGATTGTAAGTTTCAATACATGGGGCATCCTGATTGTAGCACTTGAAATGTTTCTTGATTTGCCTGGAAAGCCAAATATCTGGTGTTGAACTCAAGAACCCAAAATATCTCGTGGCCGACTAGCGAAATGGTTTTGAACCCTGCGTTTTGCTATAGACAGGATTCCAATGTTTAGGTCACTatgaaattgcattaaaaaaacactgttttcgcgtacAAAGGAAATCACCTACGTTAAGAAGTAtgatgttcaaaaattttaaaaaagctataaaaaaattaataacgactgaacatttattttttgtatccCACTGACTTGAATATCTCGCACCACAAGAGTGTCCCTAACTTTCCAATACTTTTCTTTTCAACTACTGTTactctttttctcttttctttgttactgatttaaatattttagttaacGACtagatataaacaaaaaaaatttctgaccCTAACATGAGCCATTGAAAAGTTTCTTAAGTGTCGCTTGACTGGACGCagataaaaacattaaaataatttacactAGACATAAACTATAggagtaataaattttaaaaaagtaattaatatcAAACCTAAACCTAGACTTAtacagagagatcatttaaatttcatatctagtgAGCTATGGTTTGTTAAAGATAAGAATGTATgtcgataaaagtaaataaagcaacataacctTACTCGGctcctttattaaaaatgaattttaacgtcattttgcgACATATGATTAAGCtcgacctactttttattttctatttctcttgtatAAAATCCTACAGctggctagatatgaaatttaaatgatctcataTTGtagtatataaatataaatatatataaacataaatagaattattccaaacaaataaattgaaccGGTTATCGGTCGCCTTATTTCTTGCTTTTCTTATACTCGCAAATTAAGACGAAGTGTGCTCCAACACTTCATCGACGTTTTATCCCGCGAGATAGTACCGGGCCGGCGTAGGATACGTGGAATCTCGATGTTTTTTGGCAGTAGGCGATTCCCACACTATCTGGTCAGCGGAAGAAGCTGGATaacttttgaagatttttccttaataaaaaaaaagacgaTCGTTTCCGAAAACCGCTATATCAGAATGCATCAGCTGATCCGTTTGACAATGACATTTcttcttataaataaataataaaaggaaatatgCAAGTAAATAAAGTCGTTAAGTTTGCTAGTAAAACCTTGAAcagttttaataaacattcaCTAGTATTTCGCCGGCTCTTGCAGACTTCTTCCATAAACATGGTGaaggtaaatatttcaataattgacTGTTCAGGTTGCATAACTGGTCCTATAGCAAATGATGATATTATCATTAAAACTAACATTGTTGTTTCTTAGATAGGAGACCAACTTCCAAACGTAGACCTCTTTGAGAATTTGCCCACCAACAAGGTCAATATCGCAGATTTAGCCAAAGGGAagaaaattgttctttttgCTGTTCCTGGGGCTTTTACTCCAGGTTGTTCAAAGGTGAGATACTGTTGATATCACATTAATTATACTTTGTAACAGCTCTGTTCATCCATTGTTCAATGCAATCTCATTGGAACTTAGATTGTTGTTTTTGCCTTATAGTTATTTAATTAGAAAGTTAACTTGAAGGTCAAAAATAATTAGCTCTGTGATCAGAAAAGTGTATTTGTTCTGTATAATTTTAGACACATCTCCCAGGATATGTAGCAAAAGCTGATGATCTGAAAAAACAAGGCATTAGTGAGATTGTATGTGTATCTGTCAATGACCCTTTTGTGATGGGTGCTTGGGCAAAGGACCAGGGTACAGTTGGGAAAATTCGTCTTCTGGCTGATCCTTCAGCAACTCTTGCAAAAGCTTTGGATTTAACAGTGGATATTGCACCTTTGGGAGGGGTAAGCAATAgttgttttatttgtaaacaagTTACTTAATTCAGCATTTGCAGGTACGAAGCAAAAGGTATTCCATGGTAGTAGAGGATGGCAAAATTACTTCTCTTCAAGTAGAGCCCGATGGTACTGGCTTGTCCTGCTCTCTAgcagataaaattaaattgtaacTGATTATGTGATGATTTAGAAGTTCTTATTAGGCTGTTCGAACCCATAAAGAAACTACCTTGATACAGTTCAAGAACCTTTCTGGGCATATGCATTGTTTATATCTAATTCAAATTTGCAAGCTGAATTGCCCACACGGATTATGAAACCATTCTGGGATGATTTTCTTACCGGTTGGAACAAACCTATTATTTTGAGCAGAAAAGGAATAAAGGGAATTAATTGTTTCTGTTATTTCTTATTGAAAATCAGAAGAATTCCATAAACAGGTTCTGTATGAACCAAATGGAAAAAAGGGTAATGAGTAATAAAACGTTTCCACATTCTTCAAAACAACCGAAAACTACTCTTAAGAAACGGAATATTTCTGTCCTTTAACTATCACTATTAAATAAGGATGGGATGATAATTAGAATAGTCTTCATTTCTATTTCAATTATCACTCCACCATAACATAACCTCTAACCTCAAAATCCGTCTTTCCCTCCTTTGTTGAAGATTGAAATTCTTTAACGTGAAGctaaaaattactattaaacatgttttcattaaaagtaAGTCATGAACGAAGTTCACCTAAAATATCCTCATCATTTCCTGTTTAATTTTGCAGCTGCTACCCTCCTACAGTGTAAACTTATTGAGAAATTGCAATGCCTTTCGACTTGCATCTTCTGCTACTTCAACTCAGCAAGAACCAGctaaattagagaaaagtgATAACTTCACACGGTATTAAATaacatctaataaaataactgTTTCTTAGCAATAAACCAGGTGACATTACTTGGAAGAGTAGGGGGAGATCCACAAAGGAAAGGATCTGAGGAGCATCCTGTTGCCATTTTTTCCTTGGCCACCCACACCAATTACAGATACGACTCTGGAGAATTTTTACAGAGAACTGAATGGCACAGAGTGGTGTGCTTCAAACCTGGTCTCAGAGAGACTGtgttaaattttctgaaaaaaggACAGCGTGTGCATGTTACTGGTAGAATCACTTATGGGGAAGTTAAGGATGATGAAGGAGCTTCACGGAGCACTACTGCTATCGCTGCTGATGATATTATATTCTTTCAACACATATCTCAGTAGCAGAATTGAGAGAATTGTGAGTTACAAGTTGCAGTTACCAAAGGCTGAAGTTGTTTTTCTGATTAGCTTGTAAGGTACAACGTATTTTAAGTAaggttaaaattaataatataagtatttttgtattattaaaataa
The nucleotide sequence above comes from Euwallacea similis isolate ESF13 chromosome 16, ESF131.1, whole genome shotgun sequence. Encoded proteins:
- the mtSSB gene encoding single-stranded DNA-binding protein, mitochondrial translates to MFSLKLLPSYSVNLLRNCNAFRLASSATSTQQEPAKLEKTINQVTLLGRVGGDPQRKGSEEHPVAIFSLATHTNYRYDSGEFLQRTEWHRVVCFKPGLRETVLNFLKKGQRVHVTGRITYGEVKDDEGASRSTTAIAADDIIFFQHISQ
- the Prx5 gene encoding peroxiredoxin-5, mitochondrial; this encodes MQVNKVVKFASKTLNSFNKHSLVFRRLLQTSSINMVKIGDQLPNVDLFENLPTNKVNIADLAKGKKIVLFAVPGAFTPGCSKTHLPGYVAKADDLKKQGISEIVCVSVNDPFVMGAWAKDQGTVGKIRLLADPSATLAKALDLTVDIAPLGGVRSKRYSMVVEDGKITSLQVEPDGTGLSCSLADKIKL